CCAAGTTTAAAGATCGAAAAGCTATCACCATTGATTACAATACTTGGTACGAAACAATTAAAATTTTAAATAGCTCGACAAGCGCCTACTCTGATACGAAATCTCATTATTTTGGCGTTGGTATCTATTACGATCATACGATTTACGAAGAAAAATATGGTTATGCTTTTTCTCTGGGAGCTATCAGTGGAAATGCCCAGTCAGGGATAGTCAACACTGGCGAATACTACGAAAGAAGAATTTCCTGGCTTGGGTACCGAGTGGGAGGAAGGTTTTTTGTTCGCGCGAATACCCGAATAGACATTGGCCCTTCCATTTTAGTCCAATTTAAAGATACCAAATGGCCCGAAGAGGCCACCTTCAAAGTCATGCCTCAAATCAACCCACAATATTTTTTCTTTTTGGATACCCGTTGGAGGATCAGTTACCCCCTTGAATTGGTTCAATCTTTCGGCTTTCATACAAGACAATACTCAATGATCTGGAGACTAGGTTTTAATTACACGCTAAATTAAGTAGCTGTAACAAAATAAGGATCCTCATTGCTTTTCCAATATATCGGGAAGATATTTTAGAAATATTTTTGCCAAACTTGTTTCACAATTGACTCACTCCTTAAGAGAAAACAGTACATGCTTCTTTAAATTAGGAGTAGAAGTAAAAAAAAGGAGTTAGTTATGAAAAAAAGTATTGCTATGTTATTTTCTGTCTTAATATCTTTAGCCACTTTCGCTAAGGGGGATGGCCCAGTCGCTGCAGTTTGCAAAACTGATATTGAAAAATTTTGCGCCGGCAAACAGCATGTTGCTAAGGAAGTAAGAACTTGCCTTGAAACAAAAAAAACTGAACTATCAAAAGAATGCCTTCAAGTTCTTGAAAGTACTGGACCAGGAACTGGAATGGGAAAAGGTAATAAAAAGTAAATTTTTAGAATTCTAATTATTTTTAAGCAGAGTTTTTTAGAAGCTGACCTTCTTGGTCAGCTAAATCAGCCGATATTTCTGTCTTAAAAGTGTTCTTTTCTTGCAGTACAAGCCTCTGCTAAAATTCTTATGTAGATTATATCTGCAAATATGCATTTATAGAATGTATATTTGTGCATTTACAAAATCATTGTGAAAGAATAGCATGATAGCTGATGATCTTATTTACAATGTTCATCAGCGAGAATGTGCGTGAATAAAACAACTTTTCTTATGGCAATTGAGTTGTGCCCCAACCGATCTCAAGTGACTGCTGATGAGCTTTATCAGCGAAAACTAAATCATTAATCTTTACTTCGAGAAAATCAGAAACAACTTTAATGGGCGCCCTAACCAAGATCTCCATTTTTTGCAAATGAAAAAAGTATTTAGATTTAATAAATTTTCCCCCCATATCATTTATTACTCTCATTACATCTTTGGTTGTTCTCTGGGCATCACTGATGGGATATTTAGGCAATTCAGACCAACCATTTACATTAACTTCTTTTTGAGAAACCTCCATCATATTTATTTCAACACCATTTACTTTTGTCGTATCTGCGATTAGAATTTCACTTTCTCCCTTGAAAAAAGTTAATTTTACGTAAATTACTTGTTCTTTATTCTCTTGATTAAGAAAAACCTTCAAACGATCACTCATTTGAACTGATTTGTTTTTATAATTCTGAGAACAATTTAATAGATTTCCGGCATTGCTTTTGGCTGACAATAATATGAGAACTAAAAGACTCATTGTTTTTATAAGCATAATCGCTCCAATTTTGAAAAATTAAAGTTACTTCTGTTTAAAAATACCACTGAAACTTCTAAAAGATTTAGTTTTTTTACGACCATTTCAAAGTTTCGGTGTGAACACAAATTAGAAATATAATATATAACAAGATTCTAAATTTTTCACCTGTAGAGATTTAAACAAGATAACAAAAAACGTCACTTCCGAACGACTAACCTTAAGAACCAGAGGTCGTTGAATCGATTTTATGACAAAAGAATTTGTAGTACAGAATTAACACTTAGTGGAACCATGGCTATTTACTCAATATTATTGATCCAAGTTTTGATCAATTGCATTTCTGATTGAGAGAGATTGGGATTGCTTTGTGGCATGTCCCCAGCTGTGCCCGTATCATTTCCTCTGATTCGATTGTAAATAGAGGAATTCGTCGGATTTTTCTTAGTAACTAAATTCTTTGAAATGTAATCAGCCTCTGAATAACTTGTCCAAGCGCTGTGGCAGCTTAAACATTTATCTGCAACCACTTGTTTAGCAGCAACAAAAGCCTCGGTTCCAGAGGCCGAAGCGACGTCTGAACTTGAAGAGTTTTTTACTTTCCCACACCCCTCTAGCATCACTAAAAATACTAGTAACAATACAATCTTAATTCCCTTTTTCATTCTATTATTATGCCTTCTTTGTTCACTTTTGATCGAGCAATTTTATTTAAAAATCTCAAAAAAAGTCAAAGGTCTGGTTGAACTAGCGAATGTGCTAATCAATTATTTTTGGAACTCCAGAATTATTTTTTCTGAGTCTTTTCGTAATAGGACCCTAAAGTCGTGACAATCATGTCTTCAGCAAGCTGTGGCTCCAATTGATAATGAGAAACGAATAACTCAATGAGCTTTTCTACACTCACACGGCCATCCAGAGAGTTAAAAAGGTCGCCTTGAAAGCGAGCGAGCGCCTGCTGCTGAATGAGCTGAGGATCCAAAGGGATGGCCATTTTCTTATCTCTAAGCCATTCCGGATAGGTATTTATTTTTTCCACCTCCATATCGCGGACTTTAGTCCATCGAAATAAAAGTACGGACTCGTTTCTCGACTGCACTTCATTCGGATGAGATAGGTAAATCATCTTTTTAACTTCAGAGACCTCGACCTGAAAACCCCAAGCAGAAGCATTTTCCTTTAGTTCCTCTTCGGTATACATCAAGCTCTCGTTTGAAGAAGCATAACCCAAAGGACCAAAGTTAATCCACTGTCCTCCAAGTTTAAGTATTTTATTAATTCGTGTGCTTAACTGTCTTACATTCATGGGTAAAATATCGATCACCCATGGAGTTAAAACCAAATCCATACACCCTGCACGCAAGGGTAGATAGGCTGCATCAGCTAGCAGAAAGACCAGACCTTCAGATGCTGGATGAGGCGATTTAAGCTGATATTTAATTGCTGCTTGTTCGAGAGTCAGGGGAGCAACGGCAAAATCGTACAAACTCACATTTTCTTGTTTTTGCACACGGTGGGCGATTTTCGTTAACAATGGATTAAAATCAATAGCGAATGTTTTATCCCATTTTTGTTGGTGATGTAAATCAGTAGCTAGCCTTCCAGCACCAGATCCCAGCACCGCTACTTTTTTTATTTCAGAAACACCCTTTAAAATTTCACTGACAAAACTCAAAGAGATTTCATTTTCTTGAGTCTGCCACGCCCAATCTCGAAAAATATTCTTATGATAAAGAGTTAACGATTGATGCGAGGGAATCACAAACTCCCTCATTCCCCCGCTTTGATTCAATTCAGGAAGCCATTTTAAAAGCATTTCCAAATTATGACGATGGGCTTGTATTAAATTTTGCAAGCGCTTTTGAGTGGAAGGAACGAGCTTACCTTCGCTTAATTGGAGCTTTAAACTTTCTTTTTTCATTCTATGAAACTCAATTAAATCTCGAAATTTTTGCCGCCAATAAGACTCATAATTCCCAAGATTTGGAAAAAGCCAAGGCAGTTTATCAATAAGCGGAAATACATGTTTCCCGGTTGAAGATCGAGATGAAGATTGAAATCCTTCCCCATTCCACTCCAGTTCTCCACCATCGACTGGCGAAATTAAAAAGGGCAATAAATCACTCCAAAATTTAGACGTCGATGAAGGCGACGATGACGAATTAGACATAAATTGATTATTTATGAGTTTAAAAATATTTACTAGAACTATTTTCTAAGAGCTCACTTAGCATTTATCTGAGGGCTCCATTTTGGATCCAGAGTCTTATAGCTGCCAGCTCTTCCGCGCTTAACCTTGCTCCACCTCGTGGCATAAAATCATTACCGGGCCTTTCGACGGATAGAACAAGCCGCGAGCCAGCTGGGTTTCCTGCAATGATACGGTTGCTAGCAATTAAAGTGTCGTAGCTATCTAGGTTGGTTCCCCCTGCTGCGTTTCCTGCAGTGTGGCAGCTAAGACATTTTGTGTTAAAAATTCGAACCTTGATACTATTGAAAGTGGGTTCTAAGGTTGCGGACCCTCCTGGCAGAGCGATATTACCTGACGAATCTATGAGTCCTTCCATGATCCACTTATTTAATGCTTGTAATTCGTCGGTTGATAATTTTTTCGTTCCTGGAGGCATGCTTCCCTCTTTGATCAC
Above is a genomic segment from Deltaproteobacteria bacterium containing:
- a CDS encoding methyltransferase domain-containing protein, which codes for MSNSSSSPSSTSKFWSDLLPFLISPVDGGELEWNGEGFQSSSRSSTGKHVFPLIDKLPWLFPNLGNYESYWRQKFRDLIEFHRMKKESLKLQLSEGKLVPSTQKRLQNLIQAHRHNLEMLLKWLPELNQSGGMREFVIPSHQSLTLYHKNIFRDWAWQTQENEISLSFVSEILKGVSEIKKVAVLGSGAGRLATDLHHQQKWDKTFAIDFNPLLTKIAHRVQKQENVSLYDFAVAPLTLEQAAIKYQLKSPHPASEGLVFLLADAAYLPLRAGCMDLVLTPWVIDILPMNVRQLSTRINKILKLGGQWINFGPLGYASSNESLMYTEEELKENASAWGFQVEVSEVKKMIYLSHPNEVQSRNESVLLFRWTKVRDMEVEKINTYPEWLRDKKMAIPLDPQLIQQQALARFQGDLFNSLDGRVSVEKLIELFVSHYQLEPQLAEDMIVTTLGSYYEKTQKK
- a CDS encoding c-type cytochrome gives rise to the protein MKIENNENNENNLGTVRGSRIQKIKRSLLACLGCLVLVLMFQNCSAVRAPNNSDQGSFEGMSEQDVLGKQAMDILNSKCLSCHNPDKPEGGISDINDLGYLLYTRLVIPGQPEISDIIRVIKEGSMPPGTKKLSTDELQALNKWIMEGLIDSSGNIALPGGSATLEPTFNSIKVRIFNTKCLSCHTAGNAAGGTNLDSYDTLIASNRIIAGNPAGSRLVLSVERPGNDFMPRGGARLSAEELAAIRLWIQNGALR